A single Saccharolobus shibatae B12 DNA region contains:
- a CDS encoding 50S ribosomal protein L10, giving the protein MKRLALALKQRKVASWKLEEVKELTELIKNNNTILIGSLEGFPADKLHEIRKKLRGKATIKVTKNTLFKIAAKNAGINTEKLEQYLTGPNVFIFTKDNPFLTNMFFENYKLRRYAMPGDKAEEEVVIPAGDTGMPAGPILSVFGKLKVQTKVQDGKVHVVKDTVVAKAGDVIPTEALPILQKLGIMPVYVKLKIKVAYHEGLVIPAENLKLDLEGYRSNIAEAYRNAFTLAVEIAYPVPDVLKFTISKVFKNAIALASEIGYLTPESAQAVISKAVAKAYALATAISRKVDLGVQLPAAQHTQTQQSTAEEKKEEKKEEEKKGPSEEEIGSGLASLFG; this is encoded by the coding sequence GTGAAAAGATTGGCTCTAGCCTTGAAACAGAGAAAAGTTGCCAGCTGGAAGCTTGAAGAAGTTAAAGAATTAACTGAACTTATTAAAAATAATAATACTATATTAATTGGAAGTCTTGAAGGTTTCCCAGCAGACAAATTACACGAAATTAGGAAGAAATTAAGAGGAAAAGCTACAATAAAGGTAACTAAGAACACTTTATTCAAGATAGCTGCTAAAAATGCTGGTATAAATACAGAAAAACTTGAGCAATATTTAACTGGCCCAAACGTCTTCATATTTACTAAAGATAACCCATTCCTAACTAACATGTTCTTCGAAAATTATAAACTGAGAAGGTACGCAATGCCAGGGGATAAGGCTGAAGAGGAGGTTGTAATTCCTGCGGGAGATACTGGAATGCCTGCTGGACCAATATTAAGCGTATTTGGAAAGTTAAAGGTACAAACGAAGGTACAAGATGGTAAGGTACACGTAGTAAAAGATACCGTAGTAGCAAAAGCTGGTGATGTAATTCCGACAGAAGCTTTACCAATTTTACAGAAACTTGGAATAATGCCAGTGTACGTCAAATTAAAAATAAAAGTAGCGTATCATGAGGGTTTAGTAATTCCCGCAGAAAATCTAAAACTTGATTTAGAAGGTTATAGGAGTAATATAGCTGAAGCTTATAGGAATGCATTTACTCTTGCAGTAGAAATAGCGTATCCAGTTCCTGACGTATTAAAGTTTACAATAAGCAAGGTATTCAAGAATGCGATTGCGTTAGCATCTGAGATAGGATACCTTACACCAGAATCAGCCCAAGCAGTAATATCTAAAGCTGTTGCTAAAGCATATGCATTGGCTACAGCTATCAGTAGAAAAGTAGATTTAGGAGTACAATTACCTGCAGCACAACATACCCAAACCCAACAATCAACAGCTGAAGAGAAGAAAGAAGAAAAGAAAGAAGAAGAAAAGAAAGGACCAAGCGAAGAAGAAATTGGAAGTGGGCTTGCATCCTTATTTGGATGA
- a CDS encoding 50S ribosomal protein L31e has translation MKEKDNFEMVINLRKIKTGKRTGRSKRAVKFVRKIVARHFNADKVVIDPLLAKSISKNGNDKVVSKVRVVVSKVGEKIYLVRLAIKSR, from the coding sequence ATGAAAGAGAAGGATAATTTTGAAATGGTAATTAATCTGAGAAAAATAAAAACTGGAAAAAGGACTGGAAGAAGTAAGAGGGCAGTGAAATTCGTAAGAAAAATTGTGGCAAGGCACTTTAACGCAGATAAGGTAGTAATAGATCCACTGTTAGCTAAGTCAATATCTAAAAACGGAAATGATAAGGTAGTTAGTAAAGTTAGAGTAGTAGTTAGTAAGGTAGGAGAAAAAATATATCTTGTAAGACTTGCTATTAAAAGTAGATGA
- a CDS encoding 50S ribosomal protein L1 encodes MPIVDRNNIEDSLKLALSPENNPKRNFVQSVEIIVTFKEVDMKKGDLKLREIVVLPKPPEKSKKVLVVPTIQQLEYARKAEPNTILTKEELQKLQGNKRTIKKLARQNDWFLVAPDSMALVGRILGPALGPRGKFPTPLPNTADISEYILRFKRSTLVKTKDQPQTQAFIGTENQQIGDLAENALAVLNVIESKGYAQKIRNIYVKTTMGKVVKVELR; translated from the coding sequence ATGCCAATCGTTGATAGAAATAATATTGAAGATTCCCTTAAGCTGGCATTATCTCCCGAAAACAACCCCAAGAGAAACTTTGTCCAGAGCGTAGAGATAATAGTTACATTTAAAGAAGTTGATATGAAAAAGGGGGACTTGAAGTTAAGAGAAATAGTGGTATTACCTAAGCCTCCAGAAAAGTCAAAGAAAGTTTTAGTAGTCCCAACTATTCAGCAGTTAGAGTACGCAAGGAAAGCTGAACCTAATACAATTTTAACCAAAGAAGAATTACAAAAACTACAAGGAAATAAGAGGACAATTAAAAAATTAGCTCGTCAAAATGATTGGTTTCTAGTAGCTCCAGATTCGATGGCTTTGGTAGGTAGAATATTAGGCCCAGCTTTAGGTCCCAGAGGAAAATTCCCAACACCATTACCGAATACTGCAGATATATCAGAGTATATACTGAGATTTAAAAGATCAACTTTAGTTAAGACTAAAGATCAACCCCAAACACAAGCATTCATAGGCACTGAGAACCAACAAATTGGAGATTTAGCTGAAAATGCACTAGCAGTACTAAACGTAATAGAATCTAAAGGATACGCCCAAAAGATAAGGAATATATATGTAAAAACTACTATGGGTAAGGTAGTAAAAGTAGAGTTAAGGTGA
- a CDS encoding translation initiation factor IF-6: MNLQRLSIFGTDNIGVYIYTNNKYTVVPRGLDSETKENIVQILGTELIEAEISRSFLLGIFISGNDNGILLPKSTIDDEFRFLKENLRDCRVEVLNSKVTALGNTILTNNKAALIYPEFNDIEEKIIKETLGVEEIRRGKIAQMITVGSVGVVTNKGGLVHVDTSEKELKELEKLFGVKIDIGTVNFGSVFIKSGLVANDKGTLVGASTTGPEILRIQKALGE; encoded by the coding sequence ATGAATCTGCAAAGGTTATCAATTTTTGGAACAGATAATATAGGAGTCTATATTTATACTAATAATAAATATACAGTAGTACCTAGAGGATTAGATAGTGAAACAAAAGAAAATATTGTTCAAATATTAGGAACTGAGTTAATAGAAGCGGAGATATCCAGAAGTTTTCTTTTAGGTATTTTTATAAGTGGTAATGATAACGGCATTCTTTTACCTAAATCCACAATTGATGATGAGTTCAGATTTCTGAAAGAGAATCTTAGGGACTGCAGAGTTGAGGTTCTTAATTCAAAAGTAACCGCGTTGGGAAACACAATACTCACAAATAATAAGGCAGCATTAATTTATCCTGAATTTAATGATATTGAAGAAAAGATAATAAAGGAGACCTTAGGCGTTGAAGAGATAAGAAGAGGAAAAATAGCCCAAATGATAACCGTAGGTTCTGTAGGAGTTGTAACAAATAAAGGCGGATTAGTACATGTAGATACAAGTGAGAAAGAACTAAAAGAACTGGAAAAATTATTCGGCGTAAAGATAGATATAGGCACGGTAAATTTTGGAAGCGTCTTCATTAAGAGTGGACTAGTCGCAAACGATAAAGGAACGTTAGTAGGCGCGTCAACTACGGGTCCAGAGATTTTAAGAATTCAAAAAGCATTAGGTGAATGA
- a CDS encoding DUF434 domain-containing protein translates to MHFTDVFREAYIDYKYFLNRDYSRKVVLDVIAARYNLSSLERLLLYRCVHSDKEIEIIKGKINNEEREVILDGYNLALTLISAINNEELYLCDDGFFRDLGLGRHKSSEIISDILMLISEYCEKHRIKCEIILDKQLSNSGEIASRLRKKGIEIRTVNKADKEIIISNKAVYSNDFVILFKSQKISTILNNIFFEGGFKILKGPWIVNLEEKL, encoded by the coding sequence ATGCATTTCACAGATGTTTTTAGGGAAGCTTACATAGATTATAAATATTTTTTAAATAGAGATTATTCTAGAAAGGTTGTCCTTGATGTAATAGCTGCTAGATATAACTTATCCAGCTTAGAACGACTCTTACTATATCGTTGCGTACATTCCGATAAGGAAATAGAAATAATTAAAGGAAAAATAAACAATGAAGAAAGAGAAGTTATTCTAGATGGATATAATTTGGCTTTAACACTAATTTCTGCGATAAATAATGAGGAGTTATACCTATGTGATGATGGTTTCTTTAGAGATCTAGGCTTAGGAAGACATAAATCTAGTGAGATAATATCCGATATATTGATGCTAATTTCTGAATATTGCGAGAAACATAGAATAAAATGCGAGATAATACTTGATAAACAGTTGAGTAACAGTGGCGAGATAGCAAGCAGATTAAGGAAAAAAGGTATAGAAATAAGAACTGTTAACAAGGCTGATAAAGAGATAATAATTTCAAATAAAGCTGTTTATAGTAACGATTTCGTAATCTTGTTTAAGTCACAAAAAATTTCCACTATCTTAAACAATATATTTTTCGAAGGCGGGTTTAAGATACTTAAGGGACCTTGGATTGTTAATCTTGAAGAAAAACTTTAA
- a CDS encoding 50S ribosomal protein L39e codes for MSRNKPVAKKFRLAKALKANSPIPIWIVLKTRGRVRYNPLRRNWRRNDLKV; via the coding sequence ATGAGTAGAAATAAACCAGTAGCTAAGAAATTTAGATTAGCCAAAGCATTAAAAGCAAACTCTCCAATACCAATATGGATAGTGTTAAAGACCCGTGGAAGAGTTAGGTATAATCCCTTAAGAAGGAATTGGAGGAGAAATGATCTAAAGGTGTAA
- the pfdA gene encoding prefoldin subunit alpha: protein MSQGQGGITLDDLIAQADYLKRYIDSLQRTQLELLESINSIDSAKQAIETIKSGNKEMLVFIDRKGYLLAKVGGIAGEKVTVHLGLSYYAEVDLDSAIKILDKRKDEISKAAQNLNNELQKAASTYNQIVDILNQIQQAAARRQQGE, encoded by the coding sequence ATGAGTCAAGGACAAGGAGGTATAACGTTAGACGATTTAATAGCGCAAGCAGATTACTTAAAAAGGTACATAGATTCATTACAGAGAACTCAATTAGAATTACTAGAGTCAATAAATTCGATAGATTCTGCAAAACAAGCCATAGAGACGATAAAGAGTGGAAATAAAGAAATGTTAGTCTTCATAGATAGGAAAGGATATCTTTTAGCCAAAGTAGGGGGTATAGCAGGGGAAAAGGTAACTGTCCATTTAGGTTTATCTTACTACGCGGAAGTAGATCTAGATTCAGCTATAAAAATTCTTGATAAAAGAAAAGATGAGATAAGTAAAGCAGCACAAAATCTAAATAATGAACTTCAAAAAGCTGCTAGTACATACAATCAGATAGTTGACATACTAAATCAAATACAGCAAGCTGCAGCTAGGAGACAACAAGGTGAATAA
- the rpl18a gene encoding 50S ribosomal protein L18Ae, with translation MSEIKFYLVKGSALFGESHYPEKRKFVKIVRALNEKQAIEYIYSYFGSKNKIKRYNIKIEQISEIKEEEIPDRRIRELAKIDKIIM, from the coding sequence ATGAGTGAAATAAAGTTTTACCTTGTCAAAGGATCTGCCCTATTCGGAGAGTCCCACTATCCAGAGAAGAGAAAATTTGTAAAAATAGTTAGAGCATTGAATGAAAAACAAGCAATTGAGTATATTTATTCGTATTTTGGTAGTAAAAATAAGATAAAACGATATAACATAAAGATAGAGCAAATAAGTGAAATAAAAGAAGAAGAAATCCCAGATAGAAGGATAAGAGAATTAGCAAAGATTGATAAAATTATAATGTGA
- a CDS encoding 30S ribosomal protein S19e, with translation MITAEMVPPDLLIKRLAIYLKENVKTVNPPDWALLAKTASFKERVPDNSEDWWYIRTASLLRKLYVNSIIGIEKTRTIYGGSKRRGTRPEKFVKAPGHVNRLIFQQLEKAGLVQKIKNKGRTLSPKGRSLLDKLALEIFKELAENNTSLKVYLE, from the coding sequence ATGATAACAGCTGAAATGGTACCTCCGGACCTTTTGATAAAACGACTAGCGATATATCTTAAGGAGAATGTGAAGACTGTGAACCCACCAGATTGGGCACTATTAGCTAAAACAGCTAGCTTTAAGGAAAGAGTCCCAGATAACTCAGAGGATTGGTGGTATATAAGAACTGCATCGTTATTGAGAAAACTTTACGTGAACTCGATTATTGGAATAGAAAAAACAAGAACAATCTACGGTGGAAGCAAAAGAAGGGGGACTAGGCCAGAAAAATTCGTAAAAGCTCCTGGTCATGTAAATAGATTAATATTTCAACAATTAGAAAAAGCAGGACTAGTTCAAAAAATAAAGAATAAGGGAAGAACTTTAAGTCCTAAGGGAAGGTCATTATTAGATAAATTAGCATTAGAAATCTTTAAAGAGCTGGCCGAGAATAATACTTCTTTGAAAGTATACTTAGAATAA
- a CDS encoding DNA-binding protein: protein MSAPNSYDDEELEELLRRKAAQEQKRLEEERKRKAELESQKESILRVILTPEARQRLTNIKLVKPEFAESLENQLIALAQSGRIKVPITDEELKQILEQISEQNRRDFKIQIRERGWK, encoded by the coding sequence ATGTCAGCTCCAAACTCATATGATGATGAAGAATTAGAAGAATTACTAAGAAGAAAAGCAGCACAAGAGCAAAAAAGGCTAGAAGAAGAGAGAAAAAGAAAAGCGGAACTAGAATCCCAAAAAGAGTCAATATTAAGAGTCATATTAACACCTGAGGCACGACAGAGACTAACAAATATAAAATTAGTTAAGCCTGAATTTGCTGAATCATTAGAGAATCAGTTAATTGCACTGGCACAATCTGGGAGAATAAAGGTACCAATAACAGATGAGGAATTAAAGCAAATACTAGAACAGATTTCAGAACAGAACAGACGCGATTTCAAAATACAAATAAGAGAGAGAGGATGGAAATGA
- a CDS encoding protein translocase SEC61 complex subunit gamma, giving the protein MSSNKLISWFRRLREDWNRIITVARKPDRNFFSLNLKVTLLVLVVVGVLAYIIQLALTLIGV; this is encoded by the coding sequence GTGAGTTCAAATAAGCTAATTAGCTGGTTCAGAAGGCTTAGGGAGGACTGGAATAGAATAATTACAGTAGCTAGGAAACCGGATAGGAACTTTTTCTCACTTAACCTTAAAGTTACTTTATTAGTATTAGTCGTAGTAGGTGTATTAGCTTACATAATTCAACTTGCATTGACATTAATAGGGGTGTAA
- a CDS encoding 50S ribosomal protein L11, translating into MPTKSIKIMVEGGNVKPGPPLAPTLSQLGLNVGDVVKKLNEATSSFKGMSVPVTIEVDSNTKKYEIKVGIPTTTALLLKEAGASEPSGDPAHKKIGNLSLEQVIKIAIMKKPGLTTKSLKAAVKSMLGTAKSIGLTVENKDPKELVKEVEEGKYDDLLAKYENEWNEVKE; encoded by the coding sequence ATGCCCACAAAATCTATAAAAATAATGGTAGAAGGAGGTAATGTTAAGCCAGGTCCACCATTAGCACCAACACTTTCGCAGTTAGGGCTAAATGTTGGGGATGTTGTCAAGAAATTGAATGAGGCCACAAGTAGTTTTAAAGGCATGTCAGTTCCAGTAACAATAGAAGTTGATAGTAATACTAAGAAATATGAAATAAAAGTTGGAATACCTACTACTACTGCATTACTATTAAAAGAAGCTGGAGCTAGTGAACCATCTGGAGACCCTGCTCACAAGAAGATAGGTAATTTATCATTGGAACAAGTAATTAAAATAGCGATTATGAAAAAGCCGGGGTTAACTACGAAATCATTAAAGGCTGCAGTTAAGAGTATGCTAGGTACAGCTAAATCTATTGGACTAACTGTGGAAAATAAAGACCCTAAAGAACTAGTAAAAGAAGTGGAAGAAGGTAAATATGATGATTTATTAGCAAAATATGAGAATGAATGGAATGAGGTGAAAGAGTAA
- the alaS gene encoding alanine--tRNA ligase — protein MKASEEEYRLNFFIKNDFKRKICKSCKTPFWTRDEKKEYCSDIPCTDYYFFDINIKSQPLTVKEAREKFLSFFEQRGHTRIPPKPVLARWREDLYLTIASIVDFQPHVTSGLVPPPANPLVVSQPSIRLEDIDNVGITFGRHLTTFEMAAHHAFNYPDHYVYWKDETTAYATEFFTKELGIPEEELNFKESWWEGGGNAGPCLEVTVGGLELATLVFMQYKITDNGDYTPLKLKIVDTGYGVERIAWITQKTPSAFHAIYGNLVYKFFNKIGVAYIDETLLKVASRFAGKIDPDNPDTIKIHRQMVSKELGIDIKAVEEELDRAAKVFQILDHTKTIMLMLADGLVPSNSGEGYLGRLVIRRALKVLRLLKSDVRLYELVKEQIDFWKEDFPQVLKNKDYILDAVELEQQRFEKILEKVPSIALTLARKSEITIEDLIQVYDSNGIPPDLLEEELKKKSVKFELPRNFYALVAKRHQTSTIKSVYDKVKLPKDLLEYITALQPTEKLYYKDQYMRSFEGKVLGIYKNYLILDKTTFYPEGGGQLGDTGLIIDEKSSKRYEVIDTQKVNDVIVHILKEEPSTIKVGDNVRGEINWERRYRLMRHHTVTHVILAAAKKVLGEHVWQAGAEKTPEKGRLDITHHKTLTEEEVKLIENYANSVISDRRPVKPLEMNRMEAEMKYGVSIYEGGVPNSATIRLLEIKDWDIESCGGTHVSNTSEIGAVKIINVERIQDGVIRLEYVAGPALVDYIRETEAKIAEASKIIGTSPDQLTSRLRRILNEVEEKNNLIIQYRRIIETELLNNLKPYEINGNKIYIIEGLGDEEENREILRKLTSTDNTIAISISDNRLQIATSKNMRVDKIVEELLKGGGKGGGKGTFANVILNSKKSKEEIIEIVRKSL, from the coding sequence ATGAAAGCTAGTGAAGAGGAGTACAGACTGAATTTCTTTATCAAGAATGATTTCAAGCGAAAAATATGCAAATCATGCAAAACACCATTTTGGACTAGGGATGAAAAGAAAGAATATTGTTCAGACATACCTTGTACAGACTACTACTTTTTTGACATAAATATAAAAAGCCAACCCTTGACTGTCAAGGAAGCTAGAGAGAAATTCCTCTCATTCTTCGAACAGAGAGGACATACACGAATACCTCCTAAACCAGTTTTGGCTAGATGGAGAGAGGACTTATACCTAACAATAGCAAGTATAGTTGATTTCCAGCCACATGTAACTAGTGGCTTAGTTCCCCCACCCGCAAATCCACTAGTAGTGTCGCAGCCCTCAATAAGATTAGAGGATATAGATAATGTCGGAATAACCTTTGGAAGACATTTAACTACTTTCGAAATGGCCGCACATCACGCATTCAACTATCCAGACCATTATGTGTATTGGAAGGACGAAACGACAGCGTATGCTACAGAATTCTTCACAAAAGAGTTAGGAATACCAGAAGAGGAATTGAACTTCAAAGAATCTTGGTGGGAAGGGGGAGGAAATGCTGGACCTTGCTTAGAAGTTACAGTAGGTGGATTAGAGCTAGCCACACTAGTATTTATGCAATACAAGATAACCGATAATGGTGATTATACTCCACTCAAATTGAAAATTGTAGATACCGGATATGGTGTAGAAAGAATTGCATGGATAACACAAAAGACTCCCTCGGCATTTCACGCAATATATGGTAATTTAGTATACAAATTCTTTAACAAAATAGGCGTAGCTTATATAGATGAGACATTACTAAAAGTAGCATCTAGATTTGCAGGCAAAATAGACCCAGATAATCCAGATACTATAAAAATTCATAGACAAATGGTTAGCAAGGAATTAGGAATTGATATTAAAGCTGTTGAAGAAGAATTGGATAGGGCAGCTAAGGTATTTCAGATCTTAGACCATACGAAGACAATAATGTTAATGCTAGCTGATGGTCTAGTTCCTTCCAACTCTGGTGAAGGATATCTTGGCAGACTCGTTATAAGAAGAGCCTTAAAAGTACTAAGATTACTTAAATCGGATGTAAGACTTTATGAACTAGTAAAAGAGCAAATAGACTTCTGGAAGGAAGATTTCCCTCAAGTATTAAAGAACAAAGATTACATATTAGACGCGGTAGAATTAGAACAACAGAGATTTGAAAAGATTTTGGAAAAAGTTCCATCTATAGCCTTAACTTTAGCTAGAAAGAGCGAAATAACAATAGAAGATTTAATACAAGTCTACGATTCTAATGGTATTCCTCCAGATCTACTAGAAGAGGAACTAAAGAAAAAGAGTGTGAAATTTGAACTACCGCGTAACTTTTACGCGTTAGTGGCTAAGAGACATCAAACCTCAACAATCAAAAGTGTATATGACAAAGTTAAATTGCCCAAGGATTTGTTAGAATATATCACTGCGCTACAGCCAACTGAAAAATTATACTATAAAGACCAGTATATGAGATCTTTTGAAGGTAAAGTGTTGGGAATTTATAAAAACTATCTGATTTTAGATAAGACCACATTCTATCCAGAGGGAGGAGGCCAATTAGGTGATACTGGCCTCATAATTGATGAAAAAAGTAGTAAAAGATATGAAGTCATAGATACGCAGAAAGTAAATGATGTGATAGTACATATACTAAAGGAGGAGCCATCAACAATAAAGGTTGGAGATAATGTAAGAGGGGAAATTAATTGGGAAAGAAGATATCGTTTAATGAGACATCACACAGTAACACATGTAATACTTGCAGCTGCTAAAAAAGTATTAGGTGAGCATGTATGGCAAGCTGGAGCTGAAAAGACACCGGAAAAAGGAAGACTAGATATCACTCATCATAAGACTTTAACTGAGGAAGAGGTTAAGCTAATAGAAAACTACGCAAATAGTGTGATATCTGACAGAAGACCAGTTAAACCTTTAGAAATGAACAGAATGGAAGCTGAAATGAAATATGGAGTATCCATATATGAGGGTGGAGTACCTAATTCTGCAACAATCAGATTGTTAGAGATAAAGGACTGGGATATAGAGAGTTGTGGAGGAACTCATGTAAGTAATACTAGTGAGATAGGAGCTGTGAAGATAATCAACGTGGAGAGAATACAAGATGGTGTAATAAGACTTGAATATGTTGCGGGACCAGCATTAGTTGACTATATTAGGGAAACTGAAGCGAAAATCGCTGAAGCTTCGAAAATAATAGGTACTTCTCCAGATCAACTAACCAGTAGATTAAGAAGAATACTTAATGAAGTTGAGGAGAAAAATAATTTAATAATCCAATATAGAAGAATAATTGAAACTGAATTACTAAATAATCTAAAGCCTTACGAAATTAACGGCAATAAAATATACATCATAGAGGGATTAGGTGACGAAGAGGAAAACAGGGAGATACTACGGAAATTAACTTCTACAGATAATACTATTGCAATATCCATCTCAGATAATAGATTACAAATTGCCACATCTAAAAACATGAGAGTAGATAAGATAGTAGAAGAATTACTAAAGGGAGGAGGAAAAGGAGGAGGAAAAGGCACATTTGCAAACGTAATTCTAAATAGTAAAAAGAGTAAAGAAGAAATAATAGAGATAGTGAGAAAATCACTATAA
- a CDS encoding transcription elongation factor Spt5, giving the protein MEKPNMRNYYAVKVVGGQEINVALMLEERIKTNNIKGIYAIIVPPNLKGYVVLEAEGLHIVKPLIAGIRNARGLAQGLLPRDEILKIVSKKTIGPTVKPGDVVEVISGPFRGTQAQVVRVEEAKGEVVLNILESAFPLQVTVPLDQIKVSKR; this is encoded by the coding sequence GTGGAAAAACCGAATATGAGAAATTATTATGCTGTAAAAGTTGTTGGAGGGCAAGAAATAAATGTAGCTTTAATGTTAGAAGAGAGGATAAAAACTAATAATATTAAAGGAATATATGCAATAATTGTTCCACCCAATTTGAAAGGATATGTAGTTCTGGAGGCAGAGGGTTTGCATATAGTTAAACCATTAATTGCTGGGATAAGGAATGCAAGAGGACTTGCACAAGGTTTACTACCTAGAGATGAGATACTAAAAATTGTATCTAAGAAAACCATAGGCCCAACCGTAAAACCTGGGGATGTAGTAGAAGTAATTTCTGGTCCCTTTAGGGGTACTCAGGCTCAAGTGGTAAGAGTTGAGGAAGCTAAAGGAGAGGTAGTGTTAAATATTTTAGAATCAGCATTTCCATTACAAGTCACAGTTCCTTTAGATCAAATTAAGGTGTCTAAAAGGTGA
- the rpl12p gene encoding 50S ribosomal protein P1 — protein sequence MEYIYASLLLHSAKKEINEDTLKNILTAAGISVDEVRLKAVVAALKEVNIDEVLKNAAAMPVAVAAQPQAAQAQPAAEEKKEEKKEEEKKGPSEEEIASGLASLFG from the coding sequence ATGGAGTACATATATGCGAGTCTCCTATTACACTCAGCCAAGAAGGAAATAAATGAAGATACACTAAAGAATATACTAACTGCAGCTGGAATAAGCGTAGATGAGGTAAGATTAAAAGCTGTAGTAGCTGCATTAAAAGAAGTGAACATAGATGAAGTATTAAAGAACGCAGCTGCCATGCCAGTAGCAGTAGCCGCACAACCACAAGCAGCTCAAGCACAGCCTGCAGCTGAAGAGAAGAAAGAAGAAAAGAAAGAAGAAGAAAAGAAAGGACCAAGCGAAGAAGAAATTGCGAGCGGGTTAGCCTCCCTATTCGGTTAA
- the ftsY gene encoding signal recognition particle-docking protein FtsY: MNQSTTSEVKEESKEEEKKSGGSIFDVFRYKEIKEKDIEDFIEELRYQLLESDVSFEVTEKILEDLKENIIGKKVRRSEDLERIVKDSLKKSITEIITKNKPMNVLEEIKKSTKPYIIIFFGINGVGKTTTIAKFAYMLKKNGLSCIISASDTFRAAAQEQLEIHARNLDIPLIKGKYGGDPASVAYDAIRAAKSRGIDVVLIDTAGRMHTDTDLVNELKRVVNITRPNLKILVLDSLGGNDALEQAKYFENNVGFDLVILTKVDADVKGGVILSLAYELNKPVGYLGVGQTYDDLIPFNAEWFIQRLFS, translated from the coding sequence ATGAATCAGTCAACAACCAGTGAAGTAAAGGAAGAAAGTAAAGAAGAGGAGAAGAAGAGTGGCGGAAGTATTTTTGATGTTTTCAGATACAAAGAAATCAAAGAGAAAGATATTGAGGATTTCATAGAGGAATTAAGATATCAGCTACTTGAAAGTGATGTTTCTTTTGAAGTTACCGAGAAAATTCTTGAAGATCTGAAAGAAAACATAATCGGTAAAAAGGTAAGGCGAAGTGAAGATCTTGAAAGGATAGTAAAAGATTCTTTAAAAAAATCCATCACCGAAATAATAACAAAAAATAAACCAATGAATGTATTAGAAGAAATAAAGAAATCAACGAAACCTTATATAATAATATTTTTCGGAATAAATGGAGTAGGTAAAACTACAACTATTGCTAAGTTTGCATATATGCTTAAAAAAAATGGTTTATCGTGTATTATCTCAGCTTCAGATACGTTTAGAGCTGCAGCACAAGAACAATTGGAGATCCATGCAAGAAACTTGGATATACCTTTAATCAAAGGCAAATATGGAGGAGACCCTGCCTCAGTTGCTTATGACGCAATAAGGGCAGCTAAAAGCAGAGGAATAGATGTTGTATTAATAGACACTGCCGGAAGAATGCACACAGATACTGATTTAGTAAATGAACTAAAGAGAGTTGTTAATATCACCAGACCAAATCTGAAAATATTAGTTTTAGACTCTCTAGGTGGAAACGACGCATTGGAACAAGCTAAATATTTTGAAAATAATGTTGGATTCGATCTAGTAATATTGACTAAAGTTGATGCAGATGTAAAAGGTGGTGTAATATTATCGTTAGCGTATGAATTGAATAAGCCTGTTGGATATTTAGGAGTGGGTCAAACTTATGATGATCTAATTCCGTTTAATGCCGAGTGGTTCATTCAAAGATTGTTCAGTTAA